The following are encoded together in the Mesoterricola sediminis genome:
- a CDS encoding lipid II:glycine glycyltransferase FemX: MTWRVLTTRDEAAWREALPASVSVLGSLEYVRLQERYFGQVGRLFVMPCPGGHVAYPCFLRSVEPQAGAATPPLWDTTTPEYTGPILVGTTTGPEPGAFQAAFDAWCDQEGIVAEFAHLNPWQAQEDLLPAEGLRVNRELVYIDLTLGEAALWSQSLSSDTRRQTRQAMEAGVEVRQAETDADVLAFHALHHETMVRRAALDRYYLPPDYFLEIHRTLGPHAFTLLAEHEGRVVAGGLYFQDDANVYWHLSAADLDQARVRPVNAYHFEAMKRCAREGRRRLLCGGGYQPGDGIFRFKAGFSPLRVIFSVFQRIHDPARYQACVDAWAEAHPGQRPADGYFPAYRSLPAPAP, translated from the coding sequence GTGACCTGGCGCGTGTTGACCACCCGGGACGAGGCCGCCTGGCGCGAGGCCCTGCCCGCCTCCGTCAGCGTGCTGGGCTCGCTGGAGTACGTGCGGCTCCAGGAGCGGTACTTCGGGCAGGTGGGGCGGCTCTTCGTGATGCCCTGCCCCGGCGGCCACGTGGCCTACCCCTGCTTCCTCCGGTCCGTGGAACCCCAGGCGGGCGCCGCCACGCCCCCCCTCTGGGACACGACCACGCCGGAGTACACGGGCCCCATCCTCGTGGGCACGACGACGGGACCCGAGCCCGGGGCCTTCCAGGCCGCCTTCGACGCCTGGTGCGACCAGGAAGGGATCGTGGCGGAGTTCGCCCACCTGAACCCCTGGCAGGCCCAGGAGGACCTCCTCCCCGCCGAGGGCCTCCGGGTGAACCGCGAACTGGTCTACATCGATCTCACCCTGGGCGAGGCCGCCCTCTGGAGCCAGTCCCTCTCCTCGGACACCCGGCGCCAGACGCGCCAGGCCATGGAGGCGGGGGTGGAGGTCCGGCAGGCCGAGACCGACGCGGACGTGCTGGCCTTCCACGCCCTCCACCACGAAACCATGGTGCGGCGGGCGGCCCTGGACCGGTACTACCTCCCCCCGGACTACTTCCTGGAGATCCACCGGACCCTGGGGCCCCACGCCTTCACCCTCCTGGCCGAGCACGAGGGCCGCGTGGTCGCCGGGGGCCTCTACTTCCAGGACGACGCCAACGTCTACTGGCACCTGTCGGCCGCGGACCTGGACCAGGCCCGGGTGCGCCCCGTGAACGCCTACCACTTCGAGGCCATGAAGCGGTGCGCCCGGGAGGGCCGGCGCCGGCTCCTCTGCGGCGGCGGCTACCAGCCCGGCGACGGCATCTTCCGCTTCAAGGCCGGGTTCTCCCCCCTGCGGGTGATCTTCAGCGTCTTCCAGCGCATCCACGACCCGGCCCGGTACCAGGCGTGCGTGGACGCCTGGGCGGAAGCCCACCCGGGCCAGCGCCCGGCGGACGGCTACTTCCCCGCCTACCGGTCCCTGCCGGCCCCCGCGCCCTGA
- a CDS encoding proline dehydrogenase family protein, whose product MSTPFLRDLAWRFVAGENLEAGLAAVRTLNAQGIAGTLNVIGTHVRDRAEAEAAAGRVIACVQAIRAEGLDAHLSLKLTQIGLDVDLDLARQQLARILDAAREAQVFVRVDMEESAYVDATLDLVEAALASHPGGVGVVLQSYLKRNPADLERMLGAGAGIRLVKGGYWESPEVALRSRPEVDRAFLADLETILVRGGALALASHDPAAIERAIEVAARAGRDPRSFEFQLLYGVKPELARSLVARGFRVRAYVPFGTHWYEYVLGCIRQDPAAALGPKGGLR is encoded by the coding sequence ATGAGCACGCCCTTCCTCCGGGATCTCGCCTGGCGGTTCGTGGCCGGGGAGAACCTGGAGGCGGGGCTCGCGGCCGTGCGGACCCTGAACGCCCAGGGGATCGCTGGCACCCTCAACGTCATCGGCACCCACGTGCGTGACCGGGCGGAGGCGGAGGCCGCCGCCGGCCGCGTCATCGCCTGCGTCCAGGCCATCCGCGCCGAAGGCCTGGACGCCCACCTCTCCCTCAAGCTCACCCAGATCGGCCTGGACGTGGACCTGGACCTGGCCCGGCAGCAGCTCGCCCGGATCCTCGACGCGGCCCGGGAGGCCCAGGTCTTCGTGCGGGTGGACATGGAGGAGTCGGCCTACGTGGACGCGACCCTGGACCTGGTGGAGGCGGCCCTGGCGTCCCACCCGGGCGGCGTCGGCGTCGTGCTCCAGTCCTACCTCAAGCGCAATCCCGCCGACCTCGAGCGGATGCTCGGCGCCGGGGCGGGCATCCGCCTCGTGAAGGGCGGCTACTGGGAGTCCCCGGAGGTGGCCCTGCGGAGCCGCCCCGAGGTGGACCGGGCCTTCCTCGCCGACCTGGAGACGATCCTGGTCCGGGGCGGGGCCCTGGCGCTGGCGAGCCACGACCCGGCCGCGATCGAACGGGCCATCGAGGTCGCGGCCCGGGCGGGACGCGATCCCCGCAGCTTCGAATTCCAGCTCCTCTACGGCGTCAAGCCTGAGCTGGCGCGGTCCCTGGTCGCCCGGGGCTTCCGGGTGCGGGCCTACGTGCCCTTCGGCACCCACTGGTACGAATACGTCCTGGGCTGCATCCGCCAGGACCCCGCCGCGGCCCTGGGCCCCAAGGGAGGGCTCCGGTGA
- a CDS encoding ATP-grasp domain-containing protein: MNILITSAGRRSSLVEAFKAAAHPRGGRVLVADVDALAPTCALADGAFQVPKVTHPDYLATLLALCRAEGVRVVVPTIDTELPVLAHEAQVFRSAGILPVISQPAFIEICMDKWRTAEVFAGAGVAVPRSWLPGMPAPPDLDQVFVKPRRGSASLHAYAAPAADLPRLLPQVPDPILQELLDGREVTIDAFLDFDGRPLHYVPRERIRTLGGESIQGVTLDLPDLDAWLGGILGVCSRLGARGPLTLQAFLTARGPVLTEINPRFGGGFPLARAAGGDYPAWILDLAEGRPVAPSLGAYRRGLYMTRHYTEIFLDRLPWPL; the protein is encoded by the coding sequence TTGAACATCCTGATCACCAGCGCTGGCCGGCGATCCTCCCTCGTGGAGGCCTTCAAGGCGGCTGCCCATCCGCGCGGAGGGCGGGTCCTCGTCGCGGACGTGGATGCCCTGGCGCCCACCTGCGCCCTGGCGGACGGCGCCTTCCAGGTGCCCAAGGTGACCCACCCCGACTACCTGGCCACCCTCCTGGCGCTTTGCCGGGCCGAGGGCGTGCGGGTGGTGGTCCCCACCATCGACACCGAACTGCCGGTGCTCGCCCATGAGGCCCAGGTCTTCCGGTCCGCGGGGATCCTGCCCGTGATCTCCCAGCCGGCCTTCATCGAGATCTGCATGGACAAGTGGCGGACCGCCGAAGTCTTCGCGGGCGCGGGGGTGGCGGTGCCGCGCTCCTGGCTGCCCGGGATGCCCGCGCCCCCGGATCTGGACCAGGTCTTCGTGAAGCCCCGCCGGGGCAGCGCCAGTCTGCACGCCTATGCGGCGCCCGCGGCGGACCTCCCGCGCCTCCTGCCCCAGGTGCCCGATCCCATCCTCCAGGAACTCCTGGACGGCCGGGAAGTGACCATCGACGCCTTCCTCGATTTCGACGGGCGGCCCCTCCACTACGTCCCCCGGGAGCGCATCCGGACCCTGGGCGGCGAATCCATCCAGGGGGTCACCCTGGACCTCCCGGACCTGGACGCGTGGCTGGGGGGGATCCTCGGGGTGTGCTCCCGGCTGGGCGCCCGGGGGCCCCTGACCCTGCAGGCCTTCCTCACGGCCCGGGGGCCCGTGCTCACCGAGATCAACCCGCGCTTCGGAGGCGGCTTCCCCCTGGCCCGGGCCGCCGGAGGCGACTACCCCGCCTGGATCCTGGACCTGGCTGAAGGGCGCCCCGTGGCGCCGAGCCTGGGGGCGTACCGGCGCGGCCTCTACATGACCCGCCACTACACGGAGATCTTCCTGGACCGGCTCCCGTGGCCCCTGTGA
- a CDS encoding HAD family hydrolase, giving the protein MAPVKALVFDLDDTLYPEAAYVRSGFQAVARFLRAEAGLDPEAVFLRLWTAHLRGDRGRLFDDLLAGHPEVTCGPARLVEVYRTHVPGLRLYPGMARLLDAAAARGLRLALISDGWLDAQVRKAAALDLPRWFDPVRFTDTWGRAYWKPHPRAFEEAERRLGLPPEALVYVANNPAKDFEAPRARGWRTVRVVHPGQVPCGPATVEADAVGRGAAGLQAILASWDAGWLVNTR; this is encoded by the coding sequence GTGGCCCCTGTGAAGGCCCTCGTCTTCGACCTGGACGACACGCTCTACCCGGAGGCCGCGTACGTGCGCAGCGGGTTCCAGGCCGTCGCCCGGTTCCTCCGGGCGGAGGCGGGGCTGGACCCGGAGGCGGTGTTCCTCCGGCTCTGGACCGCCCACTTGCGGGGCGATCGTGGCCGCCTCTTCGACGACCTCCTGGCCGGCCACCCGGAGGTGACCTGCGGGCCGGCCCGCCTCGTGGAGGTCTACCGGACCCACGTCCCCGGCCTCCGGCTCTACCCGGGCATGGCGCGCCTCCTGGACGCGGCCGCCGCCCGGGGCCTCCGCCTGGCCCTCATCAGCGACGGCTGGCTCGACGCCCAGGTCCGCAAGGCGGCGGCCCTGGACCTCCCCCGCTGGTTCGACCCGGTGCGGTTCACCGATACCTGGGGCCGGGCCTACTGGAAGCCCCATCCCCGGGCCTTCGAGGAGGCGGAGCGGCGCCTGGGGCTGCCGCCGGAGGCCCTGGTCTACGTCGCCAACAACCCCGCCAAGGATTTCGAGGCCCCCCGCGCCCGGGGCTGGCGCACCGTCCGGGTGGTCCATCCGGGCCAGGTGCCCTGCGGCCCGGCCACGGTGGAGGCGGACGCGGTCGGCCGGGGTGCGGCCGGTCTCCAGGCCATTCTGGCGAGCTGGGATGCGGGGTGGCTTGTAAATACACGCTAA
- a CDS encoding DegT/DnrJ/EryC1/StrS family aminotransferase: MNGQPASPVTRISPYAPWPFYAPDEVDAVTRALASGKVNYWTGDETRAFEREYAAAAGVPHAVAVCNGTSALELALYALDIPPGSEIITTPRTFIASASCIVMRGCVPVLADVDPVSQNITAETIARVITPRTRAVIPVHLAGWPCDMDPILELAERHGLKVIEDCAQANGATYKGRPVGSLGHMAAFSFCQDKIITTGGEGGMVTTSDRALWERAWSFKDHGKSWDAVYNRTHAPGFRWLHESFGTNWRMTELQAAIGRVQLAKLPEWTRLRRANLARFNALWSRFACLRTTPAPAEIGHAAYKAYVFVRPEGLKPGWTRDRILAELTERGVPSFSGSCSEIYLEKAFTDSPYGPFPTLPVARELGETSLMFQIHPNLTETNLGETEAAMAEVFGQASR, from the coding sequence ATGAACGGACAACCCGCCTCCCCCGTCACCCGGATCTCCCCCTACGCGCCCTGGCCCTTCTACGCGCCCGATGAGGTGGACGCCGTGACCCGGGCCCTGGCCTCCGGCAAGGTGAACTACTGGACCGGGGACGAGACGCGCGCCTTCGAGCGGGAGTACGCGGCGGCCGCCGGCGTCCCCCACGCGGTGGCCGTCTGCAACGGCACCTCGGCCCTGGAACTGGCCCTCTACGCCCTGGACATCCCGCCCGGCTCGGAGATCATCACCACGCCCCGCACCTTCATCGCGAGCGCCAGCTGCATCGTCATGCGCGGCTGCGTGCCCGTCCTGGCGGACGTGGATCCCGTCAGTCAGAACATCACGGCGGAGACGATCGCCCGCGTGATCACCCCCCGCACCCGGGCCGTCATTCCTGTTCATTTGGCCGGCTGGCCCTGCGACATGGATCCCATCCTGGAGCTGGCCGAGCGCCATGGGCTCAAGGTCATCGAGGACTGCGCCCAGGCCAACGGCGCCACGTACAAGGGCCGTCCGGTGGGATCCCTCGGCCACATGGCCGCCTTCTCCTTCTGCCAGGACAAGATCATCACCACCGGCGGGGAGGGCGGCATGGTCACCACCTCCGACCGCGCCCTCTGGGAGCGGGCCTGGAGCTTCAAGGACCACGGCAAGAGCTGGGACGCCGTGTACAACCGGACCCACGCCCCCGGGTTCCGGTGGCTCCACGAAAGCTTCGGCACGAACTGGCGCATGACCGAGCTCCAGGCCGCCATCGGCCGCGTCCAGCTCGCCAAGCTGCCGGAGTGGACCCGCCTCCGCCGGGCCAACCTGGCGCGCTTCAACGCCCTCTGGAGCCGCTTCGCCTGCCTGCGCACCACCCCCGCCCCGGCGGAGATCGGGCACGCGGCCTACAAGGCCTACGTGTTCGTCCGGCCCGAAGGCCTGAAGCCCGGCTGGACCCGGGACCGGATCCTGGCGGAACTGACCGAGCGGGGCGTGCCCAGCTTCAGCGGCTCCTGCAGCGAGATCTACCTGGAGAAGGCCTTCACGGACAGCCCCTACGGGCCCTTCCCCACCCTGCCCGTGGCCCGGGAGCTGGGGGAGACGAGCCTCATGTTCCAGATCCACCCCAACCTGACGGAGACGAACCTGGGCGAGACCGAGGCCGCCATGGCCGAGGTCTTCGGGCAGGCCTCGCGCTGA
- a CDS encoding acyltransferase: MKALLRLPAFMLYYAFARHLPGSARAYAFGAGALRRFLARFLLDGVGAGANIEHGADFGSGRGIRVGKRSGIGVNCRVGGPLDIGDDVMMAPGVVILTQNHRFDDLTVPMLDQGYVGGGAVVIEDDVWIGTNAIILPGRRLGRGSIIAAGAVVTKDVPPYAIVGGNPARLLRSRKPQ, encoded by the coding sequence ATGAAAGCCCTGCTCCGCCTGCCCGCGTTCATGCTGTACTACGCGTTCGCCCGGCACCTGCCCGGCTCGGCCCGGGCCTATGCCTTCGGCGCGGGCGCCCTTCGCCGCTTCCTGGCCCGATTCCTCCTGGACGGGGTGGGCGCCGGGGCCAACATCGAACACGGGGCCGACTTCGGCAGCGGGCGCGGCATCCGCGTGGGCAAGCGATCCGGCATCGGCGTCAACTGCCGGGTGGGCGGGCCCCTGGACATCGGCGATGACGTGATGATGGCCCCCGGGGTGGTGATCCTCACCCAGAACCACCGCTTCGACGACCTGACCGTGCCCATGCTGGACCAGGGCTACGTGGGCGGCGGGGCCGTGGTCATCGAGGACGATGTGTGGATCGGCACCAACGCCATCATCCTGCCCGGGCGCCGCCTGGGCCGCGGGTCCATCATCGCCGCCGGCGCCGTGGTGACCAAGGACGTCCCCCCCTACGCCATCGTGGGCGGCAACCCGGCCCGGCTCCTCCGTTCCCGGAAGCCGCAGTAG
- a CDS encoding beta strand repeat-containing protein, whose amino-acid sequence MRAGSIQIRLLGILAIGAACSIIACSGGGGTGGTATIATTPTPVSTLTLTFPQTSVTITEGEPMSPILVPTITGTYTSVSITPALPAGLTLDPTTGVISGTPAVTTDAIEYTVTVTSSTTSASAKVRIRVSSAAPSALTYPTGVVSGTVGQALPPITPTVVGTVTSYTSKPALPAGIQLNSTTGTLSGTPSAASATANYSIIASNSSGQATATLAITVAAALAAPSGLAYAQPVVAGTVGVPLTPDVPAVTGSVASWSISPALPAGLTFDPASGLISGTPAATSPSTVYTITAANASGSTTAQVTLSVAAALAAPSALTYPTGTVAATVGQAIPPLTPTVVGTVTAYTTSPGLPAGLSLDSRTGTLSGTPTAAAATAAYSVIASNSAGQATATLSITVAPALAPPSGLTYAQPTLAATVGTPVNPDVPTVTGTVASYAVAPSLPAGLALDPVTGILTGTPTTATPAAVYTVTAANAAGSTTAPVTVSVATALSAPTALAYTPATLTATVGTPFASAAPAVTGTVASYTISPALPAGLALNAANGVISGTPTAASAAATYTVTATNAAGSTSTTLTFAVQIPAPSGLAYAPSTLTATVGTAFTSSAPTVTGTVTSYAISPALPAGLALSASTGVISGTPTAAAATASYTVTASNATGSARATLSLTVQVAAPSGLAYAPSTLTATVGTAFASAAPTVTGTVTSYAISPALPAGLALSTSTGVISGTPTAAAATASYTVTATNATGSARATLSLTVQVAAPSGLSYAQPVLAATVGKAITQDNPTVTGTVSSWSVSPALPGGLVLNASTGVITGTPTTVTASAAYTVTAANAAGSTTTTLTISVASALQAPTSLVYPKTSIVAVVGQTLAAQTPTVTGTVDYYTASPALPSGLGFSASTGTISGIPATATAATAYTVTATNTAGSTTANLTITVNPAAPTSLSYPQTTIAATQNSPITADVPTVTGTVTAWSISPALPAGLSFSTTTGAISGTPSAASAAATYTVTAANITGSTNATVTISVAAVLVAPTNLVYAQPTLTATVGTAFASAAPTVTGTVTSYSVTPTLPAGLSISATTGVISGTALATASAASYTVTATNSAGYTSTTITVSAVTGSSSSGGIAGFMGLFQHFPSTSMYASSRTPAAMTANPWMRGARYWVGVENLTMETSYSLATWNSDAANVSGYTSPLDEVMVRMTSNPSSTWNIQNANSTTYMDNVVAGVVNVAKAAGSQSFMLDCENYQTTVMMYNYNQTSGGSPILNSPTVSRATMCANMRAFGKAFGTSLWSRVPNARLYLFFGSTAVIDWTNGGTGIPSSMPDSAFATDPWYNMLPYFCLGLLDACPSTGRIVDYVELSYYNFSGLASIKRNMTASKNWVSIFFPTETDAIAKSATCWVPVPLIFANPYFDASYGTIYPGAYFVKSTTDQQNYFTRNLVYCLQQTPAGFMPGLYVENYDPWGLTGTVSNMPASWQTCLTNAINVYKGTTTLDNLFNTTTLYNTLKSNLSVNSAWVAECQ is encoded by the coding sequence ATGCGCGCTGGAAGCATTCAAATCAGACTGCTTGGAATTCTTGCGATCGGCGCGGCCTGCTCCATCATCGCCTGCAGCGGCGGGGGAGGAACCGGAGGAACGGCGACCATCGCCACCACCCCGACGCCCGTCAGCACGCTTACCCTCACCTTCCCGCAGACCTCCGTGACCATCACGGAAGGCGAGCCCATGAGCCCCATCCTGGTGCCCACCATCACGGGCACCTACACCTCGGTCTCCATCACGCCCGCCCTCCCGGCCGGTCTCACCCTGGACCCCACCACCGGGGTCATTTCCGGTACCCCCGCCGTCACCACGGACGCCATCGAGTACACGGTGACGGTCACCAGCAGCACCACGTCCGCCTCCGCCAAGGTGCGGATCCGGGTCTCCTCCGCCGCGCCGTCGGCCCTCACCTACCCCACGGGCGTGGTGTCCGGCACCGTGGGCCAGGCCCTGCCCCCGATCACGCCGACGGTGGTCGGCACGGTGACCTCGTATACCAGCAAGCCGGCCCTACCAGCGGGCATCCAGCTGAACAGCACGACCGGCACCCTGTCCGGTACCCCCAGCGCGGCCTCGGCCACGGCCAACTATTCCATCATCGCCTCCAACTCATCCGGCCAAGCGACGGCCACCCTCGCCATCACCGTCGCCGCCGCCCTCGCCGCGCCCTCGGGGCTGGCCTACGCGCAGCCCGTCGTGGCCGGCACGGTCGGGGTGCCCCTCACGCCCGACGTGCCCGCCGTCACGGGCTCGGTCGCTTCCTGGTCCATCAGTCCCGCCCTGCCGGCCGGGCTTACCTTCGACCCCGCCAGCGGCCTGATTTCGGGCACGCCGGCGGCCACCTCCCCCAGCACGGTCTACACCATCACCGCCGCCAACGCCTCGGGGAGCACCACCGCCCAGGTGACCCTCTCCGTGGCCGCCGCCCTCGCCGCCCCCTCCGCCCTCACCTACCCCACCGGCACGGTGGCGGCCACCGTGGGCCAGGCCATCCCGCCCCTCACGCCCACCGTCGTGGGCACCGTGACCGCCTACACCACGTCGCCCGGCCTGCCGGCGGGCCTCAGCCTGGATAGTCGAACGGGCACCCTGTCCGGCACACCCACCGCCGCGGCGGCCACTGCCGCCTACTCGGTCATTGCCTCCAACTCAGCCGGCCAGGCCACCGCCACCCTGTCCATCACCGTCGCCCCCGCCCTGGCCCCGCCCTCGGGCCTGACGTACGCCCAGCCGACCCTGGCCGCCACGGTGGGCACGCCCGTCAACCCCGACGTGCCCACGGTGACCGGCACCGTGGCCTCGTACGCCGTGGCCCCGTCGCTGCCGGCGGGCTTGGCCCTCGACCCGGTCACCGGCATCCTCACCGGCACGCCCACGACGGCCACGCCCGCGGCCGTCTACACGGTCACGGCCGCCAATGCCGCCGGGTCGACCACCGCCCCGGTCACGGTTTCCGTCGCCACGGCCCTCAGCGCCCCCACCGCCCTGGCCTACACGCCGGCGACCCTCACGGCCACCGTCGGCACGCCCTTCGCGTCGGCGGCGCCCGCGGTGACGGGGACCGTCGCGTCCTACACCATCTCCCCCGCCCTCCCCGCGGGCCTCGCCCTCAACGCGGCCAACGGCGTGATCTCCGGAACGCCGACGGCGGCCTCCGCCGCGGCGACCTACACCGTCACCGCCACCAATGCCGCCGGGTCGACCTCGACGACCCTGACCTTCGCGGTGCAGATCCCCGCGCCTTCGGGCCTCGCCTATGCACCCTCCACGCTGACGGCCACCGTCGGCACGGCCTTCACCTCGTCCGCGCCCACCGTGACGGGCACCGTCACGTCCTACGCCATCTCCCCCGCCCTGCCCGCCGGCCTCGCCCTCAGCGCGTCCACGGGCGTCATCTCGGGCACCCCCACCGCCGCCGCCGCCACCGCCTCGTACACCGTCACCGCCTCCAACGCCACGGGCTCGGCCCGGGCCACCCTGTCGCTCACGGTCCAGGTGGCCGCCCCCTCCGGCCTCGCCTATGCGCCTTCCACGCTGACGGCCACCGTCGGCACGGCCTTCGCGTCGGCCGCGCCCACCGTGACGGGCACCGTCACGTCCTACGCCATCTCCCCCGCCCTTCCCGCGGGCCTCGCCCTCAGCACGTCCACGGGCGTCATCTCGGGCACCCCCACCGCCGCCGCCGCCACCGCCTCGTACACCGTCACGGCCACCAACGCCACGGGCTCGGCCCGGGCCACCCTGTCGCTCACGGTCCAGGTGGCCGCTCCCTCCGGCCTCAGCTACGCGCAGCCGGTCCTGGCCGCCACGGTAGGCAAGGCCATCACCCAGGACAACCCGACGGTCACGGGCACGGTCTCCAGCTGGAGCGTGTCCCCGGCCCTCCCCGGAGGCCTGGTCCTCAACGCCTCGACCGGCGTGATCACCGGCACGCCGACGACGGTCACGGCCTCGGCCGCCTACACCGTCACCGCCGCCAACGCGGCCGGCTCCACCACCACGACCCTCACCATCTCGGTGGCCAGCGCCCTCCAGGCCCCCACCTCCCTCGTCTATCCGAAGACCAGCATCGTCGCCGTCGTGGGCCAGACCCTCGCCGCCCAGACCCCCACCGTGACGGGCACGGTGGACTACTACACCGCCTCCCCCGCCCTGCCCTCGGGCCTGGGCTTCAGCGCCTCCACCGGCACCATCTCCGGCATCCCGGCCACGGCCACGGCCGCCACCGCCTACACCGTCACGGCCACCAACACCGCCGGGTCCACCACCGCGAACCTCACGATCACGGTCAATCCGGCCGCTCCCACCTCCCTGAGCTATCCCCAGACCACGATCGCCGCCACCCAGAACAGCCCGATCACCGCCGACGTCCCCACCGTCACCGGCACGGTGACCGCCTGGTCCATCTCGCCGGCCCTGCCCGCCGGCCTTTCCTTCAGCACGACCACCGGCGCCATCTCCGGCACGCCCAGCGCGGCCTCCGCCGCCGCGACCTACACCGTGACCGCCGCCAACATCACGGGCTCCACCAACGCGACCGTGACGATCTCGGTGGCCGCCGTCCTCGTCGCGCCCACGAACCTGGTCTACGCCCAGCCCACCCTGACCGCCACGGTGGGCACGGCCTTCGCCTCGGCGGCGCCGACCGTCACCGGGACCGTCACCTCCTATTCGGTGACGCCGACCCTGCCCGCGGGCCTCTCCATCAGCGCCACCACGGGCGTCATCAGCGGAACGGCCCTCGCCACCGCCTCGGCGGCCTCGTACACCGTCACCGCCACCAACAGCGCCGGCTACACGAGCACGACGATCACCGTCTCCGCCGTGACCGGCTCCTCCAGCAGCGGCGGGATCGCCGGCTTCATGGGCCTCTTCCAGCACTTCCCCTCCACCTCGATGTACGCCTCGTCCAGGACCCCGGCCGCCATGACCGCCAATCCCTGGATGCGCGGCGCCCGCTACTGGGTGGGGGTGGAGAACCTCACCATGGAGACCTCCTACTCCCTGGCCACCTGGAACAGCGACGCGGCCAATGTCTCCGGCTACACCAGCCCCCTGGACGAGGTGATGGTCCGCATGACCTCCAATCCCTCCTCCACCTGGAACATCCAGAACGCCAACTCCACCACCTACATGGACAACGTGGTCGCGGGCGTGGTGAACGTGGCCAAGGCCGCCGGCTCCCAGAGCTTCATGCTGGACTGCGAGAACTACCAGACCACCGTGATGATGTACAACTACAACCAGACCTCCGGCGGCAGTCCCATCCTCAACAGCCCCACGGTCTCCCGCGCCACCATGTGCGCCAACATGCGGGCCTTCGGCAAGGCCTTCGGGACGAGCCTCTGGAGCCGCGTGCCCAACGCCCGGCTCTACCTCTTCTTCGGCAGCACCGCCGTCATCGACTGGACCAACGGCGGAACCGGGATCCCGTCGTCCATGCCCGATTCGGCCTTCGCCACCGACCCCTGGTACAACATGCTGCCCTACTTCTGCCTCGGCCTCCTCGACGCCTGCCCCTCCACGGGCCGCATCGTGGACTACGTGGAGCTGAGCTACTACAACTTCAGCGGCCTGGCTTCCATCAAGCGCAACATGACGGCCAGCAAGAACTGGGTCTCGATCTTCTTCCCCACCGAGACCGACGCCATCGCCAAGAGCGCGACCTGCTGGGTGCCGGTGCCCCTCATCTTCGCGAACCCCTATTTCGACGCCAGCTACGGCACCATCTACCCCGGCGCCTACTTCGTGAAGTCCACCACCGACCAGCAGAACTACTTCACCCGCAACCTGGTCTACTGCCTGCAACAGACGCCCGCGGGCTTCATGCCGGGCCTCTACGTGGAGAACTACGATCCGTGGGGCCTCACCGGCACCGTGAGCAACATGCCCGCCAGCTGGCAGACCTGCCTCACCAACGCCATCAACGTCTACAAGGGCACGACGACGCTGGACAACCTGTTCAACACGACGACCCTCTACAACACCCTGAAGAGCAACCTCTCCGTGAATTCCGCCTGGGTGGCGGAGTGCCAGTAA
- a CDS encoding PilZ domain-containing protein: protein MSSPVDKRRHERLPAHGEIRIKGKGRLGIYAVVLNVSLGGVLLSATPSLPVGSQWNVSLRTLAAQRVQAMGTVVRNDDGGTALKFAQELSPSSLKILTGAPEKAGGVISAYLTYFQVGRNERNAGCEHLLGVSRRTFKTVFYSTFSASLPLAVAPVWFARAAFQPWPVWLKISLSFLYAGFWLFVLQPTMDVAILGFIRKLRAAKQPA, encoded by the coding sequence GTGAGCTCCCCCGTCGACAAGCGCCGCCATGAACGCCTCCCCGCCCACGGAGAGATCCGCATCAAGGGCAAGGGACGCCTCGGCATCTACGCCGTGGTCCTCAACGTCAGCCTCGGCGGCGTGCTGCTCAGCGCGACGCCCTCCCTGCCCGTCGGAAGCCAGTGGAACGTGAGCCTGCGCACGCTGGCCGCCCAGCGCGTCCAGGCGATGGGGACGGTGGTCCGCAACGACGACGGCGGCACGGCCCTCAAGTTCGCGCAGGAGCTGAGCCCCTCCAGCCTGAAGATCCTCACGGGCGCGCCGGAGAAGGCGGGCGGCGTGATCAGCGCCTACCTCACCTACTTCCAGGTGGGGCGCAACGAGCGGAACGCCGGCTGCGAGCACCTGCTGGGCGTCAGCCGCCGCACCTTCAAGACGGTCTTCTATTCGACCTTCTCCGCCTCCCTGCCCCTGGCGGTCGCGCCGGTGTGGTTCGCCCGGGCCGCCTTCCAGCCGTGGCCCGTGTGGCTCAAGATCTCCCTGAGCTTCCTGTACGCCGGGTTCTGGCTCTTCGTCCTGCAGCCCACGATGGATGTGGCGATCCTCGGCTTCATCCGCAAGCTCAGGGCCGCGAAGCAGCCCGCCTGA